Part of the Streptomyces virginiae genome is shown below.
CTTCGGTCCTCCGGGGCCCCGTCCGCTCCGGGGCCTCGCCTTCGACGCTACGAGGCCGGTCTGACATCGACCTCCGACCCGGCAAGGGGCACATCCCGGCCGATGAGGTCCTGGAGCTGCTCGCGGACGGGTGGCGGCAGCAGCCCCTCGGTGGCGAGGAGGTGCCACTGGCAGCCGGGAATGCGCTGGTCGAGCCGGTGGAACTCCCCGAGCTGGTAGAGCAGCACCAGTGCGTCGAGGGCGTGCTGGGCGGGTGGCCGGTCGCGCTCCTTCAGGGTGCTGAGCACGGCCAGGCCTGCCATCGCGTAGCGGCCGTTCATCCACTCCAGGGCCGCCTCGCCCAGCTGCCCGGCAGCGAGTTCCTCCTCGACCCGGTCGCACAGGTCCAGGGCCCACTGCCGTACGCCGGCGGCGGTCTTCCAGGTCCGCGCCAGGTCCTGGAGCGGAGCGGTGGCGGCCAGGTCGCGCAGATGGTCGCGGGCATCGCGCACCGGGCCGAGAGCCAGATGGTTGTCCTCGGTGAGGACCGCGTCGGCAAACTCGGGAACGTCGTTACGGGTGGTCTCGACCAGGGACGCGATCGGGTGGGCCGTCGCGGTGGGGTTCATCGCGCGCAGCAGGTCGCCGATGTCTTCCAGGGACATCGTCCCGTTGATGGCCGCGGCGGCCGCGGCCAGTGCGGCGTCCTTGGGTGTGGCGGTCGGCGCGCCGGGGTTCTTGTCGAGGGCCGTGAGCTCGGGCGGAGGCCAGGTGTGTCCGGCGGCGCGGGCGAGGCGGGCGATTCCTTCGTCGATCCGCCGGGCCCGGGCGGGGACCAGGGTCACGGTCAGGCCAGCGTCGGCAATGTGGTCGGCGAAGTCGTCGAGCCGTTGTTCCGGGTCGGTGCCCGGGCCGTCGTCGCCGGGGACGGTGAGGGTGTCCACCGCGGCGGTGAAGGCGGCCCGTACCGTCTGCTCGGGTACGGGGAGCTCTTCGTCGAACAAGAGCAGTGCCACGTCGTTCGGGCGCTTGCCGCGGCCGGCGTGACGGGCGAGGCCGAGAACAAGGTCGAGGCTCTCGGGCGCCGGGGTGGAGGTGCTGCCCTTGCCGCGGCCCAGGCCTCCGCCGGGGACATTGCCGGGCAGCAGGCGGCGGCTCCTCCAGCCCTCCAGCATCTTCGCGGTCACGGTGGAGCCGTGGCGGTGCGCGTGGTCGATCAGCAGCTGATCGGCCGCGCTCGGGGTGTCAGTGGACATGCCAGGGAAGGTACCGACGCCTCTCCGGGGCCATGACCGAGCTTTCACCTCATCCGGTGACTCCCCGCGGAATTGACGCCAAGGAGCTACCTCATGACGTAGCGGTGGCGCCCCGTTAGAGCCCCCCTACCTCCGCCGGGTCACCTCGGAGCTCGTCCGCTCAAATGGCGTGGAGCTGAGGGGGGTTGCTGGCTAACCCCCCGAACCCGCACTGTGCCGCCCGGGACGCGACGTCAGTGCGCGGCTCTTCATGCTCCGCCCGTCATCACACAGAGACAAGGACACCACCATGCTCACCGACGTGCTCACCGGCTGGACCGCGGAGTCCCTGGGCGGCCTCACGCTGCTGGCGGGGGCCACAGCCTGGGGTTGGATCCGCCGGCGCCGGAACCAGGCCGGCCCCGGCGCGGCCCCGGCCATCGTGGCCGGCGAGGCCGTGCGGCCGGTTCGCACCTATACCCTGCTCGGAGCCCGGGCCGCCGACGGCCAGCCTGTGCACCTGCCCAGCAGCCGCCCCGCCGGCATCCGGGTCACCTGGACCGGCCCCGCAGGCAAGACGGAGCAGTTCGAGTTGACCGACGCGGTGCTGCCGGACGGCACCTACGCGGCGGAGCGCGTATCGGCGTACCCGGAGCCCGGCACCCTGTAACTGGAGTTCATTGAGACGAGTCCTCACCGGCCGGAAGGAAGTCCCGTGGAGTTCCACGTCATCGAGCGGTCCGCCAACGCCTTTCAGCAGGGTCTGACCGACCGCCAGATCCTGGCGGTCATCCGACGCGCGTTCGGCCCGGGCGCCGAAGTACGTTCCGCGAGGGAGCTGGGCGGCGGCATGTATAACACCACCTACCGCATCGCCCTCGCCGAACGCGGGGAGCCGGTCGTCCTGCGGGTGGCCCCCGAAGCGGGCCGCCAGTTCCGCTCCGAGCGGGAGCTGATGCGCGCGGAGTACGCGTCGGTGCCGTGGCTCGCCCCGATCGCCGACCTGATGCCGAGGGTCCTGGCGGCCGACTTCACCCAGGCCGTCATCGGCCGGGACTGGATGATCCAGTCCTTCCTGCCCGGCACCCCGGCGCCGGAACTCCTCGGGTCCTACCCGAAGGAGACGCACGGGGCGTTCTTCCGGCAGATGGGGGAGATCACGGCGGTCGTCCACGCGGTCTCCGGGCCCTGGTTCGGTCCGGTCACCGGTCCCGGACACGCTCGTTGGAGCGAGGCCGTCGTCACGTCCCTGCGCCTGATCGCCGAGGACGTGGAGAGCTGCGGCCTGGACGCGGCCGACCTCCGCAAGGCCGCCGACGCCGCCCAGGCCGGCGCGCAGGTCCTCGACGAGGTTGCGGTGCCGCGGCTGCTGACAGGGGACCTGTGGACGGTGAACACCATGCTCGCGGCCGCCCCGGTCCCCACGATCTGCGGCGTCCTGGACATGGACCGCACCTGGTGGGGGGATCCGGAGGCGGACTGGACGATGCGGATGGCCCGGGCCAAGCAGGACGCCCGCACGGCGTTCTTCGACTCCTACGGCCGCCCGGCCGAGACCGAGGCCGGCGCGTGGCGGCGGCACGTGTACGAGGTGCGTCATCTCGGTGCGCTGCGTCTGGAGCGGCACCGGCTCGGCAACGGGGCCGGCGTGCGGGATTCCTATCGGCTGGTGGCCGAGGAGTTGTCGGCGCTCAGGTCCTGTCGGTGACGGGCGCCTCCCTGCTCGGGAGGCGCCCGTCGGGTGGTTCGGTCACGAAGTTGGTAGGGCCCGGCCGAGGGCGGAGGCGACGGCTCGCTGGTGGACGAGTCCGGCGCGGACGAGGTGGGTCTGGTCGTCGGCGCAGTCGACGATGGTGAGGTGGTTGGCTGCCGGGCAGACGCCGCCGTCCATGACGACGGCGTCGAGGTCGGCGCAGGTGAGAAACTCTTCGACCTCGGCGAGGGTGATGGCCGGGCCGCGGTCGTCGGGCCCGGCGTCGCCGGAGACGTTGACGGTGGTGGCGGCGAGCAGTCCGGGGACGGCTCGGGCGAGGGCGCCCAGGGGGCCGGGGGCGTGGGTGGTCAGGGCGGGTGAGCCGACGACGGTGTAGCGGGCGGCGTCGGCCGGGTCGCGCCAGGACAGGAACAGGGCGAGGTCTCCGGGCCAGAATGCGGCGGCCAGGCGCTCTGCGTCGGGGGTGAAGTGCAGCAGGTCGCGGGCCCGGTCTTGGTCGGGGATGACGAGGGCGAGGGGCTTGTTCTTGGGGCGCTGCTTGCCTTCGAGTATGGCCTTGTAGGCGTCGGGGTTGGCGGCGTCGGCGCAGATCATGTACCAGCGGGCGGTGGGGACGATGACGAGGCGTCCGGCTTCGATGGCGGCTGCGGCGGTGTCGATGTCGGTGGTCGGGATGACCTGCATGGTGGTGTCCTTTCTGGTCAGGCGTTGAGGGTCGGGTAGTCGAGCCAGGGGTCTCGTAGCGCGTCGAGGCGGCGGGTGGCGTGCTGGGTGTGGGAGACGCGGAAGTAGGCCATCAGCCGGGGCGTGGTGGTGTGGTTGGTACCGACGGCGTGTGGGACGAGGTGGTGCATGAAGAGGACGTCGCCGATGTCGGCGAGGAGCGGGACGCCAGCGGTGGTGTCGATGTCCGGGGGGACTTGGTCTGTGATGCCGCGGGCCCATTCGGTGGCGAACCAGCGGGACATCGTCAGGTGCCCGCCCGGGACGTAGTGGAGGGCGCCGGCATCGGGGCGGGTGATCGGGGAGAGGACGACGCCGACGAGGAGGGAGAAGGTGCGCAGTTCGGCGGGGTCGAGGTGGGGGCAGCCGACACCGTCCACGTGCATCGGCTTCTCCGGCTGGGTGACGGCCGGCTGGTGGGCGGGGATGCGGATCTGGACCTGGGTGGTGGTGACCGGGGCCGGGTCGGTCAGGAGGCTCCGGGCGATGTCGGCGGCGCCGGTGGCCGTGTAGAGGTCGAGGAGGGCCGGGTGCCGGCCGTGTTCGGGGGCGAAGGTGCGCTGGGTGTACTCGGTCAGGCGGTCGGGGTCGTAGTCCTTGGCGTACCAGGTGGTGATGAGGTCGCGGGCCGGGCCGGTGTGGGTGTCGGCGGCGAGGCCAGGGCGGACGAACATGCCGTCGCGCCGGAACCGGGCGCGCTCATCTTCGGTCACGAGCATGGGCTCTTCCTTCCGGTGAGGGCTTCCAGAGCGGAGACAGCGGCGGCCACGGCCTCGTCCAGGAGGCGGGCGCCGAGTGCGGGGGTGGCGGTGCGCGGGTCGTTGCCGATGACCCCGGCGGCGGCGATGCGCGGGTCCCCGGAGATCCAGGGCCAGGTCACGCCCCGGTCGGTGACCTGTCGGCGGATCTCGTCGGCGTCCTGCGGCGGGTGGTTGGCGAGCTGGTCGAGGTGGACCGCGTCGGGTGCGAGGTGAAGCATGAGCGCGGTCTCGTGGAGGCCGGCGTGGATCTCGGGCCGGTCACCGGCGGGGAGGTGGGCCAGGGCCAGGGGGTGCAGGACGCACACGCTGATGTCGTGGGCGTGGCCCAGTTCGTAGACGAGGGCGGACAGGACGCCGCGGTTTCCGCCGTGCCCGTTGACCAGGACCAGGTGGCGGGCGCCCGCTGCCCGCACGTACTGGGCGGTGAGGGTGTGCAGGAAGGAGGTGAACTCGGTGACGGTCAACGACAGGGTGCCGGGAGCCCAGGCGTGCTCGGGGGCTATGCCGTATGGGACGGCCGGGAGCTGCCACAGGTCGAAGGCCTCGCCGTGCGCGGCGACCAGCTGCCGGGTGAACTCCTCGGAGATCAGGGTGTCGGTGGCGAGCGGTAAGTGCGGGCCGTGCTGTTCGGTGGAGCCCACGGGCAGGCATAGCACCGAGCCGGCCTGCACGCGGGTGGGGAGGTCGGCGGCGGTCAGCCGGTCGAGCTGGCGGTGACCGCCGCCGGGGCCGGTCATGCGCTGCGCCGTCCGACGCGGACGAGGAACTCGTTGCTCTCGTGGAAGGTGTCGGTCTCGGAGAACCCGCGCAGGGTCTTCTGCACGGCGGTCTCGAACTCCTCCAGCCGGTCGCCGAACAGGGCAGGGGCGGCGAAGCTGGTGGAGTACAGGTAGCCGAGGATGCCCGCGGTGTTCCAGGTCCGGGTGACCGGGACGGTGAACTCCTCGACCTGGTTGAACGGGGACTCTTCCATGATCTCGCTGTAGGGGCGGTTGTGGTGCTGGAAGGTGCCGCCGCCCGCGCGGCGTTCCTCGCCGAGGAAGTCCTTGATGACCTGCTTGACCGCGGCCTTCCAGTCGCTCTCGGCGGCCCAGAAGCTGCGGTCGGCGAACACCGCCACGGCCCCGTCCTCGGCGACCTGGGAGTCCAGCAGGGCGAGCACGCCGGCCTGGTCGAGCCAGTGGAAGGCGCGGCAGATGGTGACCAGGTCGGCCTTCCACCCGGCGGGCGGGCGGAAGTCTTCGGCGGTGGAGGTGACCAGCGACAGGGTGGTGCCCTGCGGGACCGTGGGGCGGAGCGATTCCTCGGCGGTGGCGATCATGCCGGGGTCGTTGTCGCAGGCGATGATGTCGGTGAAGTACGGCATCAGGGCTTCAGCGACCAGGCCGGTGCCGGTGCCGACGTCCAGCAGGCACCGCGGCCGGCGGTCGGGCGCGTAGGCGGCGAGGCGGTTCGCGAGGTCGTCGGGGATGCCGGGGCGGTACTGGCGGTAGTAGCTGGAGGTCCCGGTGAACAGGCTCATGACGTGGTCCCTTCGGGGGTGTTGAGGGTGCGGATGAGGGCGGCCGCGTCGGCGAGGGTGGCCGCCACGTGGACATGCTGCCGCCCCAAGCTGGGCGGTGTGTCGGGAATGGGCCGGTCTTTGGAGATCCACACCGGGACGGCGCCAGCGTCCAGGGCGCCCAGGACGTCACAGGTCCAGTCGTCGCCGATGTGAATCATGCTGGCCGGTGCCACGCCGTGCCGTTCGGCGACGGTCAGGAAGGCGCGCGGGTCCGGCTTGGCGTAGCCGAGGGTGCAGGACGGGAACAGGTCGGTGACCCAGGGCGCGAGGCGTTGACGCAGGCCTTCGGTGTCGGCGTCCACGCAGGTCACGTTGGAAAGGGTGACCACCGGCGCGACGTCGGCCAGCTCGCGCAGGGCGTCGAGGGCGTACGGGTAGAGGGTGAGCGGGGCGGCGGGCATGTCGCGGGGGAAGTCGGCCGGCTTGATGCCGAGGGCGTCGGCGAGTTCGGCGGCGAGGGCGTCGGTGATGGCGGGCTGGGTGTGCAGGCGGCCGCGCATGACGGCTCGGGCCTGCTCGGCGGGGAGGGGGGAGGCGGCGGTGAGCTGCATGGTGAGGCCGGGGCCGTCGGCTTCGCCGATGGTGCCGCCGACGTCCACGCTGATGAGCTGCACGGGCTGGGTCACTCGGGGTCTCCTTCGAGGGTGGGCAGGCCGGTGACGATCGCGCTCAGGCGGTCGGTGCGGATGGCGGGCGTGGTGGCCTCGCCCAGGAAGGTCAGGGCGTAGCGCAGCTCGGCGTCGTCCAGGGAGTCGAGGTCGCGGCCAGCCGTGGCGGCTGCGGCTCGCAGGTCGTCGGGGATCTCGCGGGGCCGCTGGCCGTGGCGCAGGTGCAGCATGGCCGACCACTGCTCGGGCAGGTCGTCGGGGAGCGGCTGGGTGGGCTGGAGGGTGGTGCTGTCGTCGAGGGTGGTGATCCGCACCGGGATGTCGTGGCCGTCCAGGGTGAGGGTGCCGGTCAGGAAGGTGTCGCGCCCTTCCAGGCGGTCCTCCAGGAGGAGCAGGGCGCCGGTGGCGGCGGGGACGGTGCGGCCGCGTACGGGCAGGGCGCGGGGCGTGTTCAGCATGGTGCGCTCCTCGGGGCGGCGCCCAGGCCGGGGCCGGGGGGCAGGGTGAGGTGTCCGCGGTCGGGTTCGACAGGGTGGGCGTAGAGATGTTGGCGGCCGGGTTCCCACTGCTGCCGGTACTCGACGGCCAGGACCCGGTCAGGGCGGGCGGCGGCCAGGTGAAGGCCGGGCATCAGGGAGCGGCCGTGTGGGAAGACGGGGGTGGTGGTGCGGGCGAGGATCCGGCGGGCGGCGGTGAGTCCGCCGCAGCCGACGACGTCGAGGGTGAGCGCGGCCGGCCGAATCCCGGCGAGGACGGCGGGTGCGTCGTCGGCCAGGATGAGGCGCTCCCCCACCGCGAGCGGCAGGGTGCGCAGCTGCTCGTAGGCGCGAGGGGCATGGGTGGGGGCCGGGTCCTCCAGCCACACCAGCGCTGCCGGGTCGGCGGCAGCGGCGAACTCGGCCGCGAGGGCCTGCGGCCAGGTGCCGACGGCGTCGACCGCGACCGGCTCGGCGGTCGCGGCGGCGTGCAGGAGGTCGACAAGCGCTCCCCCCTTGGCGCCCGGGCGGTTGCGCAAGCCCCACTTCGTGAAGGCCCAGCCCTGCGCACTGACCTCGGGAATCAGGTCCGCAGTGGCGGGGTGGGC
Proteins encoded:
- a CDS encoding phosphotransferase family protein: MEFHVIERSANAFQQGLTDRQILAVIRRAFGPGAEVRSARELGGGMYNTTYRIALAERGEPVVLRVAPEAGRQFRSERELMRAEYASVPWLAPIADLMPRVLAADFTQAVIGRDWMIQSFLPGTPAPELLGSYPKETHGAFFRQMGEITAVVHAVSGPWFGPVTGPGHARWSEAVVTSLRLIAEDVESCGLDAADLRKAADAAQAGAQVLDEVAVPRLLTGDLWTVNTMLAAAPVPTICGVLDMDRTWWGDPEADWTMRMARAKQDARTAFFDSYGRPAETEAGAWRRHVYEVRHLGALRLERHRLGNGAGVRDSYRLVAEELSALRSCR
- a CDS encoding L-threonylcarbamoyladenylate synthase; the protein is MQVIPTTDIDTAAAAIEAGRLVIVPTARWYMICADAANPDAYKAILEGKQRPKNKPLALVIPDQDRARDLLHFTPDAERLAAAFWPGDLALFLSWRDPADAARYTVVGSPALTTHAPGPLGALARAVPGLLAATTVNVSGDAGPDDRGPAITLAEVEEFLTCADLDAVVMDGGVCPAANHLTIVDCADDQTHLVRAGLVHQRAVASALGRALPTS
- a CDS encoding phytanoyl-CoA dioxygenase family protein; this encodes MLVTEDERARFRRDGMFVRPGLAADTHTGPARDLITTWYAKDYDPDRLTEYTQRTFAPEHGRHPALLDLYTATGAADIARSLLTDPAPVTTTQVQIRIPAHQPAVTQPEKPMHVDGVGCPHLDPAELRTFSLLVGVVLSPITRPDAGALHYVPGGHLTMSRWFATEWARGITDQVPPDIDTTAGVPLLADIGDVLFMHHLVPHAVGTNHTTTPRLMAYFRVSHTQHATRRLDALRDPWLDYPTLNA
- a CDS encoding creatininase family protein → MTGPGGGHRQLDRLTAADLPTRVQAGSVLCLPVGSTEQHGPHLPLATDTLISEEFTRQLVAAHGEAFDLWQLPAVPYGIAPEHAWAPGTLSLTVTEFTSFLHTLTAQYVRAAGARHLVLVNGHGGNRGVLSALVYELGHAHDISVCVLHPLALAHLPAGDRPEIHAGLHETALMLHLAPDAVHLDQLANHPPQDADEIRRQVTDRGVTWPWISGDPRIAAAGVIGNDPRTATPALGARLLDEAVAAAVSALEALTGRKSPCS
- a CDS encoding class I SAM-dependent methyltransferase yields the protein MSLFTGTSSYYRQYRPGIPDDLANRLAAYAPDRRPRCLLDVGTGTGLVAEALMPYFTDIIACDNDPGMIATAEESLRPTVPQGTTLSLVTSTAEDFRPPAGWKADLVTICRAFHWLDQAGVLALLDSQVAEDGAVAVFADRSFWAAESDWKAAVKQVIKDFLGEERRAGGGTFQHHNRPYSEIMEESPFNQVEEFTVPVTRTWNTAGILGYLYSTSFAAPALFGDRLEEFETAVQKTLRGFSETDTFHESNEFLVRVGRRSA
- a CDS encoding HAD family hydrolase, encoding MTQPVQLISVDVGGTIGEADGPGLTMQLTAASPLPAEQARAVMRGRLHTQPAITDALAAELADALGIKPADFPRDMPAAPLTLYPYALDALRELADVAPVVTLSNVTCVDADTEGLRQRLAPWVTDLFPSCTLGYAKPDPRAFLTVAERHGVAPASMIHIGDDWTCDVLGALDAGAVPVWISKDRPIPDTPPSLGRQHVHVAATLADAAALIRTLNTPEGTTS
- a CDS encoding enolase C-terminal domain-like protein, giving the protein MRHLVIDSFDFTDLADHAGPGDDTVFVAVRSGRAAGWYGPLTEPVARTVRALAAVLVGADATDHEGLQDRLAQAAPRSRAGSWAVGALDCAAWDLHARAEGCPAARLLTGESLRCRITAYSSWLTRDLAHPATADLIPEVSAQGWAFTKWGLRNRPGAKGGALVDLLHAAATAEPVAVDAVGTWPQALAAEFAAAADPAALVWLEDPAPTHAPRAYEQLRTLPLAVGERLILADDAPAVLAGIRPAALTLDVVGCGGLTAARRILARTTTPVFPHGRSLMPGLHLAAARPDRVLAVEYRQQWEPGRQHLYAHPVEPDRGHLTLPPGPGLGAAPRSAPC